From the Candidatus Eremiobacterota bacterium genome, one window contains:
- a CDS encoding antibiotic biosynthesis monooxygenase, with protein sequence MYIVIISFPPIQEGKDAEFQQWFASSNQAFAGFEGFISRKLLRPLEGGSYAAIVEFENQASFQAMHTSALHAKESEKVQPMFDGKPTPRFYEVVQS encoded by the coding sequence ATGTATATCGTGATTATTTCTTTCCCGCCTATTCAAGAGGGTAAGGATGCTGAATTTCAACAATGGTTTGCCTCGTCAAACCAGGCATTTGCCGGTTTTGAGGGTTTCATAAGCAGAAAGCTGTTGAGGCCTCTGGAAGGAGGCAGCTATGCCGCCATAGTTGAATTTGAAAATCAGGCGAGCTTCCAGGCGATGCATACCAGCGCTCTCCATGCCAAGGAAAGCGAGAAGGTCCAGCCAATGTTTGATGGCAAACCCACGCCCAGGTTTTATGAAGTAGTCCAGAGTTAA